One Jannaschia sp. GRR-S6-38 genomic window carries:
- a CDS encoding 3-hydroxybutyrate dehydrogenase gives MSVEGKTAIVTGSNSGIGLGIARSFAEAGMKVVLNSYTDDAADHDLAADLSKEFGTEVRYIGADLSKGAEARRLVTEAGACDVLVNNAGIQHVAAIEDFPEAKWDAIIAINMSSAFHTTAVAVPMMRKAGWGRVINLASAHGLTASPYKSAYVAAKHGVVGLTKVVALETAEDPITANAICPGYVMTPLVEKQIPDTMQKYDLDRETAIRDVLLARQPSKEFATTGQLGGTALFLCSDHAAQITGTTISVDGGWTAL, from the coding sequence ATGTCCGTCGAAGGCAAGACCGCTATCGTCACCGGCTCGAACTCCGGCATCGGCCTGGGCATTGCGCGGAGTTTCGCCGAGGCCGGGATGAAGGTCGTCCTGAACTCCTACACCGACGATGCGGCGGATCACGACCTCGCCGCCGACCTGTCGAAGGAGTTCGGCACCGAGGTCCGCTATATCGGCGCCGACCTGTCGAAGGGCGCCGAAGCGCGGCGGCTGGTGACCGAGGCCGGCGCCTGCGACGTGCTGGTCAACAACGCGGGCATCCAGCATGTCGCCGCGATCGAGGACTTCCCCGAGGCGAAATGGGACGCGATCATCGCGATCAACATGTCCTCGGCCTTCCACACGACCGCGGTGGCGGTCCCGATGATGCGCAAGGCCGGCTGGGGCCGGGTCATCAACCTCGCCTCCGCCCACGGCCTGACCGCCTCGCCCTACAAATCCGCCTATGTCGCCGCCAAGCACGGCGTGGTCGGCCTGACCAAGGTCGTCGCGCTCGAGACGGCCGAGGACCCGATCACCGCCAACGCCATCTGCCCCGGCTACGTGATGACGCCGCTGGTCGAGAAGCAGATCCCCGACACGATGCAGAAATACGACCTCGACCGCGAGACGGCGATCCGCGACGTGCTGCTGGCGCGCCAGCCCTCGAAGGAATTCGCCACCACCGGCCAGCTCGGCGGCACGGCGCTGTTTCTCTGCTCGGACCACGCGGCGCAGATCACCGGCACCACGATCAGCGTCGATGGCGGCTGGACCGCGCTATGA
- a CDS encoding extracellular solute-binding protein, producing MADGHGIALYGAPALPPGFSHLPHVNPDAPKGGRFVDGQVGSFDSLNPHIQQGRVPWQLRFLAYESLMGRSYGEPFTLYGLLAERVEVSDDATQVTYTLHPEARFADGSPVTAADVIWSHEILGREGANGRYRASFLKVTDVEAVGERGVRFTIDAPDRELLMVLGMRPILQKAQFEGDEDAFFQSGTDTIPMTSAPYQITDYDPGRFVELTRDPDYWGADLPFRRGTNNVDVIRMEFFGDATAHFEAFKAGELSTMRETNAAKWARDYDFPAVREGSVTLSEVPHQRPTGMVGLVMNTRRAPFDDWRVREALIQAFNFEYVNGVINGGAQPRITSYYANSPLGLQPGPAEGRVAELLAPHADDLLPGTLEGYELPVTNGEVANRRGLRTATRLLQEAGLTVEDGVLTGPEGPVEIEILLEQGSSEVQSIVDIYVEALKRLGIATAVATVDGAQFKERQNAYDFDMTWYRWGLSLSPGNEQLAYWGPDGVETPGSRNMMGADNPAIVAMIEAMLGAGTQDDYVAAVRALDRVLTAGRYVVPIWHNPVSWIAHDARLTYAADRLPIYGDWIGFQPDLWWFAPE from the coding sequence ATGGCCGACGGCCACGGAATCGCGCTCTACGGCGCGCCCGCGCTGCCGCCGGGCTTTTCGCACCTGCCGCATGTGAATCCCGACGCGCCCAAGGGCGGGCGCTTCGTGGACGGGCAGGTGGGCAGCTTCGACAGCCTCAACCCGCACATCCAGCAGGGCCGGGTGCCCTGGCAGCTGCGCTTCCTGGCCTACGAGTCGCTGATGGGCCGGTCCTATGGCGAGCCGTTCACGCTCTACGGGCTTTTGGCCGAGCGGGTCGAGGTGTCCGACGACGCGACGCAGGTCACCTATACGCTGCACCCCGAGGCACGCTTCGCCGATGGCAGCCCGGTGACCGCCGCGGACGTGATCTGGTCGCACGAGATCCTGGGCCGGGAGGGCGCGAACGGGCGCTATCGCGCGTCCTTCCTGAAGGTCACCGATGTGGAAGCGGTGGGCGAGCGCGGCGTGCGCTTCACCATCGACGCGCCCGATCGCGAGCTTCTGATGGTGCTGGGCATGCGCCCGATCCTGCAGAAGGCGCAGTTCGAGGGCGACGAGGACGCCTTCTTCCAGTCGGGGACGGACACGATCCCGATGACCTCGGCCCCCTACCAGATCACCGATTACGACCCCGGCCGCTTCGTCGAGCTGACCCGCGACCCCGATTACTGGGGCGCCGACCTGCCGTTCCGGCGCGGCACCAATAATGTCGACGTGATCCGGATGGAGTTCTTCGGCGACGCCACCGCGCATTTCGAGGCCTTCAAGGCGGGCGAGCTGTCGACCATGCGCGAGACCAATGCCGCGAAATGGGCGCGAGACTACGACTTCCCGGCGGTGCGCGAGGGGTCGGTGACGCTGTCCGAAGTCCCGCATCAGCGGCCCACCGGCATGGTCGGGTTGGTGATGAACACCCGCCGCGCGCCCTTCGACGACTGGCGCGTGCGCGAGGCGCTGATCCAGGCCTTCAACTTCGAATACGTCAACGGCGTCATCAATGGCGGCGCCCAGCCGCGGATCACGAGCTATTACGCCAACTCGCCGCTGGGTTTGCAGCCGGGGCCGGCCGAGGGGCGCGTGGCCGAGCTGCTGGCGCCGCATGCCGACGACCTGCTGCCCGGGACGCTGGAGGGCTACGAGCTGCCGGTGACGAATGGCGAGGTGGCCAACCGCCGCGGGCTGCGGACCGCGACGCGGCTTCTGCAGGAGGCGGGGCTGACGGTGGAGGACGGCGTGCTGACCGGGCCCGAGGGGCCGGTGGAGATCGAGATCCTGCTGGAGCAGGGCTCCTCGGAGGTGCAGTCGATCGTCGACATCTATGTCGAGGCGCTGAAGCGGCTGGGCATCGCGACCGCCGTCGCCACGGTGGACGGCGCGCAGTTCAAGGAGCGCCAGAACGCCTATGATTTCGACATGACCTGGTATCGCTGGGGCCTGTCGCTGAGCCCCGGCAACGAGCAGCTCGCCTATTGGGGCCCCGACGGGGTCGAGACGCCGGGCAGCCGCAACATGATGGGTGCCGACAACCCCGCCATCGTCGCGATGATCGAGGCGATGCTGGGCGCCGGGACGCAGGACGACTACGTCGCCGCGGTGCGCGCGCTGGACCGGGTGCTGACGGCGGGGCGCTACGTCGTGCCGATCTGGCACAACCCGGTGAGCTGGATCGCCCATGACGCGCGGCTGACCTATGCGGCCGACCGGCTGCCGATCTACGGCGACTGGATCGGGTTCCAGCCCGATCTGTGGTGGTTCGCGCCCGAATGA
- a CDS encoding DUF3572 domain-containing protein: MTQDQAEIVALRALGWLAEAELLDAFQSSTGADRDSIRAAAQDPDFLGAVLDFVLMRDDWVEQACTAQSLPYEGLLAARAALPGGNLPHWT, from the coding sequence ATGACCCAGGATCAGGCGGAAATCGTCGCGTTGCGCGCGCTGGGCTGGCTGGCCGAGGCCGAGCTTCTCGACGCCTTCCAGAGCAGCACCGGGGCAGACCGCGACAGCATCCGCGCGGCGGCGCAAGACCCTGATTTCCTTGGCGCCGTGCTCGATTTCGTGCTGATGCGCGACGACTGGGTCGAACAGGCCTGCACCGCGCAGTCGCTACCCTATGAGGGGCTGCTCGCGGCCCGCGCGGCGCTGCCCGGCGGAAACCTGCCGCATTGGACCTGA
- a CDS encoding diguanylate cyclase, with translation MAGRILIVDDVATNRIVMKVKLSAARYDVVCASSGIEALEVARAGGIDIVIMDMVMPGLNGAETCRALRADPATTAIPVILVTAVDDAEARMAGLSSGADDFLSKPVDEIALLARVRSLLRSRDEEREYEARGALLEMTGGGFGESAQAGFATRPVPAEGRIALIGGPDAGWLLRQRDRLRPLFRETVAVIGRDAALALDRGDAPDLFLIDADMGARNDGLRLMSELRSRHATRHAAFIVLLPAGDSERAATALDLGASDVSYHPFSIDEIAMRVRTQLARKRRADRMRDTLDTGLKLAVIDPLTGLHNRRYGLHHLERVALRCQAQGIRAGVILMDIDHFKQVNDTHGHPAGDRVLSQIARVLSESLRGEDLVCRIGGEEFLAVLPDAGVEQVRAVAERLRQTIADTRVRLPDGRELSVTMSLGVAMLADRENAGTEVMDRVDRALYAAKNDGRNRVIAAE, from the coding sequence ATGGCAGGGCGGATCCTCATCGTAGACGATGTCGCGACCAACCGCATCGTGATGAAGGTCAAGCTCTCCGCGGCGCGCTACGACGTGGTCTGCGCCTCCAGCGGGATCGAGGCGCTCGAGGTCGCGCGGGCCGGGGGCATCGACATTGTCATCATGGACATGGTGATGCCGGGCCTGAACGGGGCCGAGACCTGCCGCGCGCTGCGCGCCGACCCGGCGACCACGGCCATCCCGGTGATCCTGGTGACCGCGGTGGACGATGCCGAGGCGCGGATGGCGGGGCTGTCCTCGGGGGCCGACGATTTCCTGTCGAAGCCGGTGGACGAGATCGCGCTCCTGGCGCGGGTCCGCTCGCTGCTGCGCTCGCGCGACGAGGAGCGCGAATACGAGGCGCGCGGCGCACTGCTGGAGATGACGGGCGGCGGCTTCGGCGAGAGCGCGCAGGCGGGCTTCGCCACCCGGCCCGTCCCGGCCGAGGGCCGCATCGCGCTGATCGGCGGGCCCGATGCGGGCTGGCTCCTGCGGCAGCGCGACCGGCTGCGCCCGCTCTTCCGCGAGACGGTGGCCGTGATCGGCCGGGACGCGGCGCTGGCGCTCGACCGGGGCGACGCGCCGGACCTGTTCCTGATCGATGCCGACATGGGCGCGCGCAATGACGGGTTGCGACTGATGAGCGAGCTGCGCTCGCGCCACGCGACGCGGCACGCGGCCTTCATCGTGCTGCTGCCAGCGGGCGACAGCGAACGCGCGGCGACGGCGCTGGATCTCGGCGCGTCGGATGTGAGCTACCATCCGTTCTCGATCGACGAGATCGCCATGCGGGTGCGCACCCAGCTGGCCCGCAAGCGTCGTGCCGACCGGATGCGCGACACGCTGGACACCGGGCTGAAGCTGGCGGTGATCGACCCGCTGACCGGGCTCCACAATCGCCGCTACGGGCTGCACCATCTCGAGCGCGTTGCGCTGCGCTGCCAGGCGCAGGGCATCCGCGCGGGCGTGATCCTGATGGATATCGACCACTTCAAGCAGGTCAACGACACCCATGGCCATCCCGCGGGCGACCGGGTGCTGTCGCAGATCGCGCGCGTGCTGAGCGAGAGCCTGCGCGGCGAGGACCTGGTCTGCCGGATCGGCGGCGAGGAGTTCCTGGCCGTGCTGCCCGATGCCGGGGTCGAGCAGGTCCGCGCGGTGGCCGAGCGGCTGCGCCAGACCATCGCCGACACCCGCGTGCGCCTGCCCGACGGGCGCGAGCTGAGCGTGACCATGTCGCTGGGCGTCGCCATGCTCGCCGATCGCGAGAATGCCGGCACCGAGGTGATGGACCGCGTGGACCGCGCGCTCTACGCCGCCAAGAACGACGGCCGGAACCGGGTGATCGCGGCCGAGTAG
- a CDS encoding periplasmic heavy metal sensor, whose amino-acid sequence MSPRALKIALALSLAVNLLVLGAVAGALIAGGPPGRDGGPRTEMGALTRGLDGPARRDLARTLRRDPQVREGRQRLREAAAATRAALTADPFDREALRDAMRDRQTALALMGERGAEAFANAVAELSPEARAALAARMTRRGAPRD is encoded by the coding sequence ATGAGCCCGCGCGCGCTCAAGATCGCGCTGGCCCTGTCGCTGGCGGTCAACCTGCTGGTCCTGGGCGCCGTGGCGGGCGCCCTGATCGCGGGCGGCCCGCCCGGCCGCGATGGCGGCCCGCGCACCGAAATGGGGGCGCTGACCCGCGGGCTCGACGGCCCGGCCAGGCGCGACCTGGCCCGCACCCTGCGCCGCGACCCGCAGGTGCGCGAGGGCCGCCAGCGCCTGCGCGAGGCCGCCGCGGCGACCCGCGCCGCGCTCACCGCCGATCCCTTCGACCGCGAAGCGCTGCGCGACGCGATGCGCGACCGGCAGACGGCGCTGGCGCTGATGGGAGAGCGGGGGGCCGAGGCCTTCGCCAACGCGGTGGCGGAACTGTCGCCCGAAGCGCGCGCCGCGCTGGCCGCGCGCATGACCCGGCGCGGCGCGCCGCGCGACTGA
- a CDS encoding sigma-70 family RNA polymerase sigma factor, with amino-acid sequence MDGTDEDAALLARLARGDDRAAALLLDRLGPRLMGFALRMTGGDAAAAEDIVQEAFLRLWQKAAGWDAGGAARVSTWLGRVAANLAIDRQRKAARLTGLDSEDDPPDPGPSALAGMMARERAAALDAALAALPDRQRQAVVLRHVEGYSNPDIAAMMGCGVEAVESLTARGKRRLAQMLGEEDR; translated from the coding sequence ATGGATGGAACCGACGAAGATGCCGCGTTGCTGGCCCGCCTCGCCCGGGGCGACGACCGCGCGGCCGCTCTGTTGCTCGACCGGCTGGGGCCGCGGCTGATGGGCTTCGCACTGCGCATGACCGGCGGCGATGCCGCCGCCGCCGAGGACATCGTGCAGGAGGCGTTCCTGCGCCTCTGGCAGAAGGCGGCCGGCTGGGATGCGGGCGGCGCGGCGCGGGTCTCGACCTGGCTCGGACGGGTGGCCGCGAACCTCGCCATCGACCGCCAGCGCAAGGCCGCGCGTCTGACCGGGCTCGACTCCGAGGACGATCCGCCCGACCCCGGGCCCTCCGCGCTCGCGGGGATGATGGCACGCGAACGGGCCGCGGCGCTCGACGCGGCGCTGGCCGCGCTGCCCGACCGTCAGCGCCAGGCGGTGGTGCTGCGCCATGTCGAGGGCTATTCCAACCCCGACATCGCCGCGATGATGGGCTGCGGGGTCGAGGCCGTGGAAAGCCTGACCGCGCGCGGCAAGCGGCGGCTGGCGCAGATGCTGGGCGAGGAGGACCGATGA
- a CDS encoding EF-hand domain-containing protein codes for MTRSLTLALLAAATALTLAPAAQARDGGPRPAFSEVDADGDGAVTPAELQAFARTRAAARFAAADTDGDGTLSPAEMQARADDRRAERIARMIERADSDGDGALSLSELTAAREDRQGRRADRGARMFERADADGSGGISAAEWAALPERRGGRHGGGRN; via the coding sequence ATGACCCGATCCCTCACCCTCGCCCTGCTGGCCGCCGCCACGGCCCTGACCCTCGCCCCCGCCGCGCAGGCCCGGGACGGCGGCCCCCGCCCCGCCTTCTCGGAGGTCGACGCCGATGGCGACGGCGCCGTGACCCCGGCCGAGCTGCAGGCCTTCGCCCGGACCCGCGCCGCCGCGCGCTTCGCCGCCGCCGATACCGATGGCGACGGCACGCTCAGCCCCGCCGAGATGCAGGCCCGCGCCGACGACCGCCGCGCCGAGCGGATCGCGCGCATGATCGAGCGCGCCGACAGCGACGGCGACGGCGCGCTCAGCCTCTCCGAGTTGACGGCCGCGCGGGAAGATCGCCAAGGTCGCCGCGCGGATCGCGGCGCGCGCATGTTCGAGCGCGCCGATGCTGATGGCAGTGGCGGGATCAGCGCCGCGGAATGGGCCGCGCTGCCCGAGCGTCGCGGCGGCCGGCACGGCGGCGGGCGCAACTGA
- a CDS encoding DUF983 domain-containing protein, with translation MSDMISGSPQPDREMKRAVWRGWRRRCPNCGEGALMDGYLKVRRECPHCGEALHHHRADDGPPYLTLLIVGHIIGPAMLWVFVAYEPGPWTFMAIFGVAAVVLSLWFLPRLKGLIVGVQWAARMHGFGRDAAPQDEAA, from the coding sequence ATGAGCGATATGATTTCCGGATCCCCCCAGCCCGACCGCGAGATGAAGCGCGCCGTCTGGCGCGGCTGGCGCCGCCGCTGCCCGAATTGCGGCGAGGGTGCGCTGATGGACGGCTACCTCAAGGTGCGGCGCGAATGCCCGCATTGCGGCGAGGCGCTTCATCACCACCGCGCCGATGACGGCCCGCCCTATCTGACGCTGTTGATCGTGGGCCACATCATCGGCCCCGCGATGCTCTGGGTCTTCGTGGCCTACGAGCCCGGGCCCTGGACCTTCATGGCGATCTTCGGCGTGGCCGCCGTGGTGCTGTCGCTGTGGTTCCTGCCGCGGCTGAAGGGGCTGATCGTGGGCGTGCAATGGGCGGCCCGGATGCATGGCTTCGGCCGCGACGCCGCCCCGCAGGACGAGGCCGCGTGA
- a CDS encoding NUDIX hydrolase, whose translation MAQGPSVLMGQRGAKAAFMPSKYVFPGGAVDAGDADVAFARPLADPVRAALARRARTAPEALAGAALRELAEETGQVIAGPGPGCAWPGFADRAPDAHPLRFVFRAITPPGRPRRFDARFFLAPAAALASDPDDFEAAEDELSHLHWVPLAEARSLDMPFITEVVLAEVAAIAEGAEAAGVPFFDNSGETSVFHRL comes from the coding sequence ATGGCGCAGGGGCCGTCGGTCCTGATGGGACAGCGGGGCGCGAAGGCGGCCTTCATGCCCTCGAAATACGTCTTTCCCGGCGGGGCCGTGGATGCGGGCGATGCGGATGTGGCCTTCGCCCGGCCGCTGGCCGACCCGGTGCGTGCCGCGCTCGCGCGGCGGGCGCGGACGGCGCCCGAGGCACTGGCCGGCGCCGCGCTGCGCGAGCTGGCGGAGGAGACGGGCCAGGTGATCGCGGGGCCCGGGCCGGGCTGCGCCTGGCCGGGCTTCGCCGATCGCGCGCCCGACGCCCATCCGCTGCGCTTCGTGTTCCGGGCGATCACGCCGCCGGGCCGGCCCCGCCGCTTCGACGCGCGGTTCTTCCTGGCCCCCGCCGCGGCGCTGGCCTCCGATCCGGACGATTTCGAGGCCGCCGAGGACGAGTTGAGCCACCTGCACTGGGTGCCGCTGGCCGAGGCGCGCAGCCTCGACATGCCCTTCATCACCGAGGTGGTTCTGGCCGAGGTGGCCGCCATCGCCGAGGGAGCGGAGGCCGCGGGCGTGCCGTTCTTCGACAATTCGGGCGAGACGAGCGTGTTCCACCGGCTGTGA
- a CDS encoding DMT family transporter produces the protein MSLWLAATLFASAVQALRFLLQKRLAQAGLSAAGSTLARFVWAPPVLALALWAWSRGTGTALPAITEGFWSFAIAGAASQILATMCVVALFAHRNFAVGIAFSKTTVLMTVAAGYLVLGEAVTWAAFGAMALGFVGVLLLSVPADGGWRLANTASLLGLASGAFFTVSAIGYRGASLAVASDLPILRAAVTLTLVTVLQTAMLAAWMAWRERAMLRAVFTRWRVTMLVGATSVAGSLGWFTAYTLQTAAYVNAVGQVELVLSVLISWFVLGERQTVRESAGILLVGVSVVGLILLTA, from the coding sequence ATGTCCCTCTGGCTCGCCGCCACGCTTTTCGCCTCCGCCGTGCAGGCCCTCCGCTTCCTTCTGCAGAAGCGGCTGGCGCAGGCCGGCCTGTCGGCCGCGGGCTCGACCCTGGCCCGCTTCGTCTGGGCCCCGCCGGTCCTGGCGCTGGCGCTCTGGGCCTGGTCGCGGGGCACGGGGACGGCGCTGCCCGCGATCACCGAAGGGTTCTGGAGCTTCGCCATCGCCGGCGCCGCCTCGCAGATCCTCGCAACCATGTGCGTCGTGGCGCTGTTCGCGCATCGCAATTTCGCGGTCGGCATCGCCTTCTCGAAGACGACCGTTCTGATGACCGTCGCCGCGGGTTATCTCGTGCTGGGCGAGGCGGTCACCTGGGCCGCCTTTGGCGCCATGGCGCTGGGCTTCGTGGGTGTGCTGCTCTTGTCAGTGCCCGCCGATGGCGGCTGGCGGCTCGCCAACACGGCCAGCCTGCTGGGCCTCGCCTCGGGCGCCTTCTTCACCGTCTCGGCCATCGGCTATCGGGGCGCCTCGCTCGCCGTGGCCTCCGACCTGCCGATCCTGCGCGCGGCGGTGACGCTGACGCTGGTCACCGTGCTCCAGACCGCGATGCTGGCCGCCTGGATGGCCTGGCGCGAGCGGGCGATGCTGCGCGCGGTGTTCACGCGCTGGCGGGTGACGATGCTGGTGGGCGCGACCTCGGTGGCGGGCTCGCTGGGCTGGTTCACCGCCTACACGCTGCAGACCGCGGCTTATGTGAATGCCGTGGGCCAGGTCGAGCTGGTGCTGTCGGTGCTGATCTCCTGGTTCGTGCTGGGCGAGCGGCAGACCGTGCGCGAAAGCGCCGGCATCCTTCTGGTCGGGGTCAGCGTCGTGGGGCTGATCCTGCTCACCGCCTGA